In Zingiber officinale cultivar Zhangliang chromosome 1A, Zo_v1.1, whole genome shotgun sequence, the DNA window CATAGAAAGATAGGTTAATTATTGTGTGTATTTTTCTTATCTATTTTAATTCACGATCGAATAGATCGAATGAAGTAGATTGAAGCAGCCGGTCGGGAATTCCATGCAACAAAAACCACATGAAACTCAACGAATTAAGGATTCTCTCAAAGGAAGAATCTGATCAGATAGAGAATGGACGAATGCATTATTGATACATAATATTCCCAACACTATTTGCGTGTGATTGCGATGAGAGTTGACACATGAACATGAGTGAAGGAATTGGACCCAAATCTATTGTATATATGCACCTTCCCGAGTAGCTAACTCGTGCAAGATGCTGCATGAGTCCCACATGCAAAATATTGTGGTCTCAATTTGGTCCAGCCAAGAGCTAATCCATTCCAATGCTTTGATGCAGCACACCCACAAGAACTTAATTACCACTTCATCATCTCTAATTATTGCTGGAACGATGAGATAAACATCCCAACTAACCTCTATAAAAGAAGGGTTATGGAATAAGATAGAATAGCAAACATTATTCCGCATCATTTTCATGATCTGTGAGTATTTTACATATAACTTCAGTTTCCTTTTCACTTGTTTCAACATGATTCTGCAGCAAGAGGAATGAACAACAAAAAGCACATGCACGAtgttattgattttttaaaaagaaaaatttgaatgaaaaaaaaacaacattTCCTAATATAAATCtcaaatacattaatatatctccTAAACATATTAGGATactccataaatacttaaatttattttatttttaatttttcttttaattaaacattataatccaattggaaaaaccctagagataaaatattttttaaaaaaattagcttAAATATTATAACTCAATTGGGAAGTTtgaacctaaaaataaaatcttaaaaaatattttaattaatttttttaatttaaaatttaaaaaaaataaaagaaaagatgatgtttttttagattttaaattaaaaaaaaatcaacattttcttatataaatccctaatacattaatatatcccctaaactcattacaatactccataaatacttaaatttatttcattttaaaattttttttcttttaactaaataTTATAACGCAATTTAAAAGTCTGACCTTTAAGGATGTGTTTGgtttaagttatcatgtataacattagttatgtgattatcaagtaatcacataaccaaggttatgagaaataaaatataaccaaatgttgtttgatttaacttaagtaatccaacaaaaacttgtttatttgaaagttttaatgaataacctaatttaatattttactatattactgttagttacaaaatcaatcattattattattaatattattattattattattattatttaaacggtatgttttttattttttatttttcacattttctttattttatgtgtattttttaaagtttttttaatttttttttttatttttttactattttttattttttccattttttttatgtttttaaatttttaaatttttttttctattttttaattttttatgttttttctattttttatatatatttttaatttttttacgtttttaattattttttacgtttttttaattttttttgtttatttttttaggttttctttattttttttctccattttttattattattttttttatgtttttctatttttaaaattttttaaaaaatatttaatggtttttattttttttaaaaaaaatattttattttttatatttttattttttatcatatttttctcttattcgagaATATTTTCgataaaaaaaaacttgttaatcccggaataaaaaaaaaatctcaatttttcGAGATTTTCTGATTTCTGGTTGCATGTCATTTTGCTAACATGTTAGACATGGAACATTACTCagaaatcatcgattacctaaaccaaatagggtttTCATTGATAACCaatcttggatggataaccaaggttatcaagaataacctccaaccaaacacaccctaaagataaaatctttaaaaaaaaaaaaaaacttaaaaattatcatcAAATTGGGAAGTCTAaattctagaaataaaattttaaaaaaatattttaattatttttttaattcaaattatatatatatatatatatatatatatatatatacaaaagaaTAGCATAGAAACAAAGAACCATGTTCCTTACACTTCGATGCTATTCAGATTAGATGAAGCATATGACACTAAACTCCAATCTTTTCACCATTAACAATAAGAACTCACCATCGTTCAGATGTTTATGAGTAAGCTTAATTAGCTATATCAACAAGCACACCTCTAATTCATTATTTGAATGTTTGTAGCTCTCTAGGTAGACCACCTTGGGCTTTCTGCTTCTTGATCTGAACTTGGTAATCGTTATCAGACTGTTTCCAAATTTTTCTGTTCTTAGCTGGCTCAAAGGGCTTGTGCTTACCAGTAAATTAATGAAATGACACAATATGTTACAACGAAATAAAAGCAGCAAAACGATGTTGGAACCTGCAGTCTTTCAGATGAGATGAGATATAACAATCTCTGACTGTATGATAAAGTATCAAAACATAATACATTAATGTAACAGTATCTGCCTTTATAGAGATATTTTACTGACCAAGTTGACATACGAACAACATAGATAAAAAGGACTTGAAAATTCCAAACAAGACGATTTAACCCTGGGAGTTGAAAGCGTACTGTGTAATTAATTTGCTTGATTGGTAACTTTCTAGTTACATTGAATCATCAGAATCACTTCTTTCAGGCTCACCTCCAGCACTCTTTGTAGGTACATCTGGCTTTGCAGAAGGCAGTGGAGCATTTTTCTTGCGCTGGCCACCTGCCTCAGGTGCAACTGTTTCAACATGTAATCCTACCGAACAGTCAAGGTATGAATGAAGAAACTAAGCAAATATATTTCTAGCTATTTGGATTGAAATTTTTGTATAAAATGTTTCACacagataagaaaattttgtaaagACAGTTTCAAATAGATGAACAATGTAGAGATTAATGTGAATCGAAGGAGCACAATTTCCTAAGAAGCCAGAcattgaaataaaagaattatgTAAACTATGATtaagattattttattttattttatttttattaagatCATTTAAGCAGCTAGAAACGATGGATGAGATTCAACACAGGATCACCAGCCACCTAAATGCTACCTTTATAGCCAAAATACATGTTGCAATACTTGCAGAAATAGGAAGTTAACAAGGATATTTTCCACAGTTCCACCAGACATTATGTTCAGCAGATCTTTCTCAACTCGTGCCACAACTTCcggctgcacatccaagaaggtTGAAATGAAAATCAGAAAGCATTTCAAAGAACGATAATCAGTCTAGAGTTGAGACAACTACATTTAAATCAGGCTCCCTGCGGAACCGCCGTCTACGAGCATCCCTCATGGGGGGAGTAAGGCCATGCTTGTACTCAACACCTTCAACAGATGTATCTCCTTCTTCTTTCACCATGATGATCTATTTATAACATGCTAAATTGTGGTTTAAATGGTCAAAGATGATAACAATGTGTCAAAAAAATGGACTTCTACTTGTTACCTGACCAACATCGGCAGTTTTGATTAATACATTATCATCGTAAGTTTTGTAAGATTCCACTATGCAAGGGAGATCCAAAAGTGATGCAGGAAAAGTTTCATTACCTATCATAAATGTACCACTTCGTCCATCCTCTGGATACAAAACAATGCAAGTATATTCAAAAGAAAGGACACGTGATAAAGATGAAATGATGTGTCAGTTGCTCACAAGAAAATGAAGCTCAGAACAAGCCAAAACTAGAGCAGCTTGGTTCAAGTGAGCCAGCACTTCAACACGATGAGCACATTAATACTAGTGTCATAACATTGATAAATAAAACAGATAGAGTACAGTAAACAGTATCCACCAGTACTGTCCAGTAGGAGAGCAAACTATTTTTAAGGTCTTTTTTTAGTAATTTACATAAGTAAATAGTGGTTGCAAAGAGCTGCTTGAAGCCTGTATTATCATACAACGAGATAGTGCCTTTAGTTCAGCAGTTTTAGTAAATAGATGAGGGAGTAAATATCAATGGTTATCTAACAACGTTGAAAGACATCTTGTGCAATATACTAGGTATCATGGTTCAGCAAATTGAATCATCTCCTTTATGTCGCTCATCCTCTTTTCCCTTTTGTGACCCTCTAGTCTTCCCCCTCTCTCTAGCAGCATCTATCAAGTATCAACTACATCCAACCACTAACTACACAAGCCCCTTTCTTTTAGCCCATCTCATGTTCAGTTGTTGCAAGGTTGCACAGTGCAGGTCCTTCTGAAATCAGCCACCCAGCTCACTTCCTCACACACACTCCAACCTTTGGCAAAGTGGGATAACATGCCTGAGCCTTATGCACATCTTCACCATAAGCACCTCTTATCATGCCCCTACATCCATGATCTGTTAGAAGGCCAAGAAAGGCTCTCACCTTGCCGTGGTTAAGTTGGTTTATGAAGTGTGCAGAAGAGCTTGGACAGACCTTGTTACTTTAATGTGGACAACTCACATCTAGTGGTTGAGCAGTGATGGCATCTACCATAAATAAAAAATGTTGGAAAGCATCATAGTAGAGCAAAATTTTTCTTTACCAAAAATGAGAAGAGCAAAATCTACAGGCAATGGAAGTCAATTTGTGGGAGACCAAAACTTCATCCACTTTAGCTCCCCAAGAACTTTCATCAGGCACAAGGGGGGCATGATTTACCTAAATTTAATACTTCACACTTCATCTGACTTCTCAAATTTGGGTGGGGCACCTGAAACCAGTGTTTTCAAAATGGGACAGGGCGGTTCACATTCAAGAAGAGAAGGTCAACTAAGTCCAGCTTGGTACATGTCTGAGAACTGAAAAATGGCACGACActggaaaattaaggaaaaaaaaaagaccaATGGCTAAACTAAAATTAGCAATACTGCTAGATCGGCACAATGATTGGGCTTGGAACAACTACAGTTGACATAGAGATCCCTACCTCAAGATCCAATACCACTTGTTGATTCATATATTATACTAGATCAAATTTGATATAAGGTCTCTAAGGCAAGATATAAGGCCTCTAAGACGAGATATAAGCAtcaaattggatttttttttttaaataatttattcaaacTCCCAATTGTATTATGTGGGTTTTGCATGTTGTAAAATTGAATTATTTAATATACACATAATATGATGATTTTAAATAACAAAATTATggcaatttgaattttttttttcttatcagaAATTTTCCTAGTCAACCTGCTCAATCAATTGAACAGTTGAACCAATGACCTCTCTAGTTGAGTTTGGGTATTTTTTTAAGAATGTTGCTTGAACCTCCAAGATACTTAAAACTTAAAAAGCAGGTTCCATACACCTAACCCAGATACATACATCTGTCTAAAACTACTGACCATGTTCAAATAATATAATTGCCTGGGTATTTGATGGACTTTGTCACTTCAGCATGAGGCTTGAGCAATGATTGTATTAGAAGTAATCAAGCTATGCATGCAGCTATAGCTTCATTATGAGAGATCTGGCAAAGCAATGAAGTGCCAAGTTGCATATATATGTAATCATGATACGCATTAGAGCATAATAGAGAAAGTGTATTGCTTCTCCCTAAGCAAATATGTTTATCTGCACATGGCAATCGGGTGTTTGTTGTCATCCTAGGGGTTTGGTATGCTATCATGTCAAACACACATAGGAATGGCATTGTGGCTATTGGTGGTTTGAATGGTTCAAAAGTGCATAAAGTTTAGGTCTATGATCACCttgttttaattctaattttgcaACTTAACACCAAGGGAGATAATTTAGGGTCACATGTGAGTAGTCAttttttagtttagttgatagttTATTAGGTAGTTTTTAGCTGCTGAATAAAGCTTATATAAACCATATTGAACAATCAAATGATGTCTTGGGCTCTCTATAGTGGTCTTTGACCAAAAAAAAGATATTCTTAATCCTTGCCTAAATCATAATAAGAAGCAATTGCTAGAAAATCGATTTCACATAAAAACTTGTGAGTTGCTGCGACCTATAATTGATCATGCTTCTTGATATGGAGAGACAGGAAGAGAAAAATGAATTATTAGTCAGATAGAAACTTATTCTTACTTGCTATAGAAtcaattttgatcattcaaagTCTACGACACAACACACGTCTATTTACAAATACTAAAAGCATTTATACCCAAAGTATTCACTCGGTAAAAGATTTCAAATAGACGCCATCTATTAGATTACGTAGCGTAGAGGATCAAAAACTGGAACCGAAATTTCAAGATTTAACgaagaaaatttaaagaatttatgATTATCAACGGTCATTCGAGGTGCACAAAATTATCTTTCAGAATTTCAATCAAGTAAGTGACCTGTTGAAGAATTACCTGAAAATGAGATATCCAATGCTCCATCAGCAGAAGAAGAGGCATTCTCATTGAGAAGGCGTTCAATTCGTTCTGCGACTGAAGGAGGAACGCGGAGTATAAATTGTTCTTCCATTTGGAAGATCCAATTCGACCGACACTCCCAGTCTTTATAGAAACTCGCGGTAGCCGAACAACCCTAGTTCACAGCAAACATGATGGCTGGCCTGCGCAAGGTGGGCGAGGGGAGGAATAATAACCAATTTGGATGGATGAAGGAGAGGAAAAGAATAGAAACGGATAGCCGAAGACGGTCGTCGGCGGGCGACAACGTGAACTGACGAGAGAGGGAAGGATGCGACGACGAGGAAGGGAACAACGGAAAGGCGATGGAATCGTATCTTTGGAGAGAAAATGAAAGGAGGCAAAGACGAAGGATTGAACGTAGAAGCAATCTGGCGGTGGATTCAAAAAGAGGGGAAGTGGCTGAGGTGAAACGAGGGAGGATCGTCCATGTCCGGCGAGTTCTAGGTTTTATCTGTCTGATTTTTGGGAAAGTTACATTTTGCCCCCAAGAACTTTCTTTCTCAACTACGTCAGTTAATGTTAAGAATTATAgggcaaaaataaaaaagtattttCATTATCATCAAAATGCCACCTCATCATTtaaaaaactgaaaaaaaaaagacatctaattttatttttccattctaaaaatattctttttatttatcaACTACTATTATAATAATgttaactaaaattaatttaatattaattaaaactttcaaattaatagaactaattttgatcaaaattagatTAACATTTTGGCTAATGTTAAAATGATTTATGATTTTATATGATAATAGATTTGATTAAAATTAGTATAATAATATTTATCCATTTAAGATGAAACACTCTTctgttttttttaacacttaaaatAAGATGAtgctcttttaatttttatataaaattcacaaaaataagaaaaaaaatagatttattttttaaagagagaaattttaaacttacttttgatttttaatttaatttaaatggcTTTATGTTTTTATTGTCCAGTTTCTATTTTGCTCATAATAATTTGATAATAATCGTCTATACTAATTGCTATCTTTGtgatatgaaaaatcaaaattaatatcaCTGAGAGCGAAAATACCTTTTACTTCGTAACAATGTCTTTAAAAATTTATCAAGCCATTTTCTCACTAAAAAAATTGATGATAAATGAATTCTTCTATCGAGATCTTATCAATACAATCTTAATGACAATGATGATCTTGAatattgatcctgtccagaatctgagtcagacgaaggtcgATTGAGATAACGTCGGTGTTGACGAAAAGACGACTTTGATACATCTAGTGTATGTGCACTGGCAAGACGGACCCCCACATGGACATGGAGCTCAAGGATAGTGGTGATGAGATCAGAAGTACTTaggctctgcacacactcagaaaAGCACACGGaatgttagagaccagaaaccaaagAAAAAGCCTTTGGCGCAgaccctccgatactcaagtcaggtacttttccccgAGAAGGatagtgtacgaaggaaaaaagaactgtagaagacAAATGCGAATGTGCGCGTTtctgctcaagggagaggacctccatTTTTATATGACAATGCATACCTCTGTAAATCTGACCGGTGTcaaagaatgtcgggtgtcagggtaTGTCaggtgatggaggacacgtggtACCCTCTTATTGGTTGAAAGAAGGTTTCATTCACAGATGATAACataccattggaatattccctgacgtaTGACAGTTATTCCCTGACAGGATGTTACAATTCCCTGACATTGTTGTCGCCTAGTGCTTTCTGTCCTGCTCGAGTTTAGTTATGGACAGCTCGGGATGACTGTTCAGGTGTGACACCTAGCTCGAGCCTTGGTGAGGGAGGCGAGCTGTGGCGAGGGTCCTATCTTTCATGCCTAGATTACTGAAGAGCCGACTGGGAGTTGTCTTACTGAAAGTACTAGACATGGCTATACGGACCAGGCAGAGGAAACCCGACCAGTCGAGGTAGGTCAGGCATTACTCCAGGCTACATCTTATGTCTCAAATCTGGGACCCTGATCTATCCATACCCGACAGAGATTTATGCAGCCGATGACGTCAGGCGGTCTAACTCCTTTCCCctccttgttggtgcaacatccctcaggtcaaggttgacctgggtgaccaagctgagtcttggtttgagtttagatgtttgacaataagaaattaattgaagaagagtcaagtaggtcaaggttgaccggatacttaacagggaagtcctggtgagtgaagtcaggcaaaaggaaaaccctagtgagtgaagctaggtgaaagtcctggtgagtgaaaccaggtgaaaaccctagtgagtgaagctaggtgaaagtcctggtgagtgaagctaggcagaaggaaaaccctagtgagtgaagctaggtgaaagtcctggtgagtgaagccaggcagaaggaaaaccctagtgagtgaagctaggtgaaagtcctggtgagtgaagccaggtgaaagccctagtgagtgaagctaggtgaaagtcctggtgagtgaagccaggcaagggaaaatccagatggatcaaggatgatcggacatctggtgttgggaagtccaagtaggtcaaaggattgactggatacttggcacgaggaaatacagataggtcaaggattgaccggacatcgatggaagtccaagtaggtcaagggagtgaccagatacttggcatgaatagaaaagtctaagtgggtcaaagggattgaccagacacttggtgggaagtcctagcaggtcaaaggagtgaccagatgctaggc includes these proteins:
- the LOC122037466 gene encoding transcription initiation factor TFIID subunit 7-like isoform X1: MEEQFILRVPPSVAERIERLLNENASSSADGALDISFSEDGRSGTFMIGNETFPASLLDLPCIVESYKTYDDNVLIKTADVGQIIMVKEEGDTSVEGVEYKHGLTPPMRDARRRRFRREPDLNPEVVARVEKDLLNIMSGGTVERLHVETVAPEAGGQRKKNAPLPSAKPDVPTKSAGGEPERSDSDDSM
- the LOC122037466 gene encoding transcription initiation factor TFIID subunit 7-like isoform X2, translated to MEEQFILRVPPSVAERIERLLNENASSSADGALDISFSEDGRSGTFMIGNETFPASLLDLPCIVESYKTYDDNVLIKTADVGQIIMVKEEGDTSVEGVEYKHGLTPPMRDARRRRFRREPDLNPEVVARVEKDLLNIMSGGTVENVETVAPEAGGQRKKNAPLPSAKPDVPTKSAGGEPERSDSDDSM